TTCCCACAAGTTCGGGCCAATCAAAAAACCGCTGACCAGATACCCCAAAAAGACCGGAAGCTTGATGCGCTGAAAGACCAGTGAGACCGCAGCCGCACACATCAGCACAATCGCCAAGTCGCCGATAAAAAATCCGTGTTCCAAACGAAGAGAATGTTTACGTGAATGTCAGCCGCCACTGTGAGAGTGCGGGAGAAGATTCAGCCTTGAGCAAAATCTGGGCCGACCTCGCTCCCGGGGCAACGGAAAATATATCTCCTGCGAGAAATTGCTCCTTTCAACGGGTCCAGACCTTTCGGGTTTGCCTGATCCGGGACGGGCTCAACAATGCACGCATGCCCTTCACTCCCGGACTCGTCTCCATCAGCTTTCGCCAACTCGATCCCGCCGGTATCGCCGACCTGGCCAACCGCGCCGGTCTGAAAGCTATAGAATGGGGGGCTGACGTCCATGTGCCATCCGGTGACCTCGCCCGCGCACGCGAAGTGGCGGCCATCACTGCTGATGCAGGCCTGCGGACCGCCTGCTATGGCTCCTACTACCGCCTAAGCGTTTCCGAGCAGAATGGCATGCCCTTCAGTCAGGTCCTGGAGACGGCAGCCGCACTGGAGGCCCCGAGCATTCGCGTCTGGGCGGGGAATACGCCCTCGGCCACCATTACTGAAGAGGCCCGGCAGGCCGTCGTCGAGGATGCCCTGCGCTGCGCCGACCTCGCCGCCTCAGCGGGCATTAAGCTCACGGTCGAGTACCATGGCGGCACGTTAACGGACTGCGACGCCTCCGCTGTGCGCTTCCTCAATGAAGCGCCCCACCCCAACCTCTTTACGCTCTGGCAGCCCATCAATGGCGAGACCCGCGCCAACAACCTGACCGCTCTGGAGCACGTCCTCCCGCGCCTGCTCAACCTCCACGTCTTTCACTGGAGCAAACCCGCCGACCCGATTATTCGTCACCCGCTGGCCGAAGGCCGCGAGAACTGGAGCGCCTACCTTGAGCTGGCTAACACCCCTGACGTCGAGCGCTTCTGCCTGATGGAGTTTGTCCTCGGGGACGACCCCGAGCAGCTCCTCACGGACGCAGCCACCTTACGCGAGTGGCTGAAGGGCTACTAGCCCTCGCCCAGCAGCGCACGCAGATGCTCCTGCACACTGGCCGCCAGTGCGTCCAGGTGGTACCCACCCTCCAGCACACTGACAATGCGCCCGCCGCATTGCTCCTCAGCCAGTTGGCAGACCGTTCGAGTCATGGCACCGAAGTCTTCCTCGGTCAGCTCCAGGTTTGCGATCGGGTCCAGGTGATGCGCATCAAACCCGGCGGACACCAAAATCATCTCGGGACGAAACGCCGTCACCGCATCCGCAACCGGACCGTTGATGAGGTTTAGAAAGTCCCTCCCACTCGTGCGAGGGGGCAGCGGCAGATTCAGCGTAGCGCCCTTTCCCGCTCCGATGCCCTGCTCGGCAGCTTCGCCCGTACCGGGATAAAACGGGTACTGGTGCAGGCTACAGAAAAACACCTGCCCATCATCATAAAAGCTGTGCTGCGTGCCGTTGCCA
This genomic interval from Ruficoccus sp. ZRK36 contains the following:
- a CDS encoding sugar phosphate isomerase/epimerase, whose translation is MPFTPGLVSISFRQLDPAGIADLANRAGLKAIEWGADVHVPSGDLARAREVAAITADAGLRTACYGSYYRLSVSEQNGMPFSQVLETAAALEAPSIRVWAGNTPSATITEEARQAVVEDALRCADLAASAGIKLTVEYHGGTLTDCDASAVRFLNEAPHPNLFTLWQPINGETRANNLTALEHVLPRLLNLHVFHWSKPADPIIRHPLAEGRENWSAYLELANTPDVERFCLMEFVLGDDPEQLLTDAATLREWLKGY